The Brevibacillus brevis genome contains a region encoding:
- a CDS encoding SMI1/KNR4 family protein, with amino-acid sequence MEKIIEFLTWAEEKGWEVKKRIDRELTLTNEIVNRYPVIPEQFVQFLNLVDICVAADEKSWFLCVNDYNREVELAFSWDEFEKISLESASDDESWKQEITKFWDRYLPIALSVRNGYTFYAIDLGSEFGSIVCGSEPEFEEVEQIASSLNQFLDKIMKNSVNFSSF; translated from the coding sequence ATGGAAAAAATAATAGAATTTCTCACGTGGGCTGAAGAAAAAGGATGGGAAGTTAAAAAACGGATCGATCGTGAACTAACATTGACGAATGAAATCGTTAATCGATATCCAGTAATACCAGAACAATTTGTTCAATTTCTTAACCTGGTAGATATTTGTGTAGCAGCAGACGAAAAATCTTGGTTTCTATGTGTAAACGATTATAACCGAGAAGTAGAATTAGCGTTTAGTTGGGATGAGTTTGAGAAAATAAGTTTAGAATCGGCGTCCGACGATGAATCGTGGAAACAAGAGATTACAAAATTTTGGGACAGGTATTTGCCCATAGCTTTATCTGTAAGAAATGGTTATACCTTTTATGCAATAGATCTCGGGAGTGAATTTGGTTCAATCGTATGCGGTTCTGAACCCGAATTTGAAGAAGTTGAACAAATTGCATCTTCGTTAAATCAGTTTTTAGATAAAATCATGAAGAATAGCGTGAATTTTTCATCATTTTAA
- a CDS encoding DUF7660 family protein: MDILERAGTVESREDMVQFISHLVKDYQQNKKEWANISLEEFLSGMESWIEDCDNMLADLEGVDWNLFATILIAGSRYE, from the coding sequence ATGGATATTCTAGAGAGAGCGGGTACGGTTGAGAGTAGAGAGGATATGGTTCAATTCATTTCTCATTTGGTTAAGGATTATCAGCAAAATAAAAAAGAGTGGGCGAATATATCACTTGAAGAGTTCCTTAGTGGGATGGAGTCATGGATTGAGGATTGTGATAATATGTTAGCTGATCTTGAAGGTGTAGACTGGAATTTGTTTGCTACCATTTTAATTGCAGGAAGCCGATATGAGTAA
- a CDS encoding MptD family putative ECF transporter S component, whose amino-acid sequence MQAQTSLAAQSGRWTMRDIITLAIFNVVMLILMTIAPIITVVSHLLVGGFTALLNGPIYMVMSNKIAKPGTLFFTAVLTGLYFVGFGYANYLLTLAVIGLICELILWGKGSYLNPVRNAISYSVFYVGYSLCGVVPLIFFRESYLATLEKSYTPEQLSAMLYYFETPSMILIMCSISFVGGLLGCYFGNLLMKKHVKKAKLV is encoded by the coding sequence ATGCAAGCCCAAACATCATTAGCTGCCCAAAGCGGCAGATGGACCATGCGGGATATTATTACGCTCGCGATCTTTAACGTCGTCATGCTGATACTGATGACGATTGCCCCGATTATTACCGTTGTTTCTCATTTACTGGTTGGCGGCTTTACCGCACTACTCAACGGTCCGATTTATATGGTCATGTCCAATAAAATCGCCAAGCCTGGGACTTTATTTTTTACAGCTGTCTTGACTGGATTGTATTTTGTCGGTTTTGGCTACGCGAATTACTTACTTACCTTAGCTGTTATCGGACTCATCTGCGAACTGATCCTATGGGGAAAAGGCTCTTATCTGAATCCTGTGCGCAATGCGATCAGCTATTCTGTTTTTTATGTCGGCTATTCGCTTTGCGGGGTTGTCCCGCTTATTTTCTTCCGCGAATCGTATCTTGCGACCTTGGAAAAAAGCTATACACCCGAGCAGCTTTCTGCGATGCTCTATTACTTTGAAACCCCCAGCATGATTCTTATCATGTGCTCGATTTCATTTGTCGGTGGATTGCTCGGCTGCTATTTCGGCAATCTGTTGATGAAAAAGCACGTCAAAAAAGCAAAGCTGGTGTAA
- a CDS encoding thioesterase II family protein, whose product MSMDTIAKSWLLTQPQAKDSVRLFCFPYAGGGASIYRGWAQAFPSDVGVYPVQLPGRENRIAERAYSDMGELVEELAQVIHPYLDRPFLFFGHSMGTRIAFELARAVQSKWGRLPLGLIVSGGRAPHFPEPKPIYHLPDDEFVAALRRFSGTPEAILQSKELMQLFMPLLRGDFTLDETYVYAEEPPLDCPIAAYCGTEDQEATQEEMEAWASHTSAGFTFEMVDGGHFFLTTNKEVLLQSVTKMIGQYRSAVAGKGER is encoded by the coding sequence ATGAGCATGGATACGATAGCGAAATCATGGCTGCTTACTCAGCCGCAAGCTAAAGACAGCGTCCGCCTGTTTTGTTTTCCTTACGCAGGGGGAGGGGCCTCGATTTACAGGGGATGGGCACAGGCTTTTCCCAGTGATGTCGGTGTTTACCCGGTTCAGCTGCCAGGGAGGGAAAATAGAATTGCCGAGCGAGCGTACTCAGATATGGGAGAGCTGGTGGAAGAGCTGGCCCAAGTGATTCATCCGTATTTGGATCGCCCGTTTCTATTTTTCGGTCACAGTATGGGAACGCGAATTGCCTTTGAGCTGGCACGTGCCGTACAGAGCAAATGGGGACGTCTTCCGCTTGGCCTCATCGTTTCAGGAGGACGAGCTCCACACTTCCCGGAACCGAAGCCTATTTACCATTTGCCTGATGATGAATTTGTCGCAGCACTGCGACGCTTTTCCGGGACCCCAGAGGCGATCCTGCAAAGCAAGGAGCTCATGCAGTTGTTCATGCCGTTGTTGCGTGGGGACTTTACCCTCGACGAAACCTATGTGTATGCCGAGGAGCCTCCGTTGGATTGCCCAATTGCTGCGTATTGCGGGACAGAGGATCAGGAAGCCACGCAGGAAGAAATGGAGGCTTGGGCTAGTCATACAAGTGCCGGATTTACGTTTGAAATGGTAGACGGCGGACATTTTTTCCTGACGACGAACAAAGAGGTTCTCCTGCAATCTGTAACCAAAATGATCGGACAATACCGGAGTGCGGTAGCAGGAAAAGGGGAGCGCTAA
- a CDS encoding 4'-phosphopantetheinyl transferase family protein, with the protein MLLAKGEVHIWLTFVQAWEHSMQELVGDLSAEELDKRARFHFHADRERYVVAHGLLRKMTGLYQGISPRAVQWECNSNGKPLLCGADSDSEALFFNLSHSHKLVAVAFSRDRLLGVDVEHLRHIPEMEQLMSYFHPVERERILRLPFDERQQAFFDCWTRTEAFVKATGEGLSRPLDSFFMEKQDGSFTVNGDGIRSGEWKVYGFTPARGYAGAVAIGRGRP; encoded by the coding sequence ATGTTATTGGCTAAAGGGGAAGTGCATATTTGGCTGACGTTTGTGCAAGCATGGGAACACAGTATGCAGGAGCTGGTAGGCGATCTGTCTGCCGAAGAACTCGATAAACGGGCACGATTTCATTTCCACGCAGACAGGGAACGCTATGTTGTCGCACATGGACTGCTGAGAAAGATGACTGGACTGTACCAAGGGATTTCTCCTCGCGCGGTTCAATGGGAGTGCAATTCGAACGGGAAACCGCTTTTATGTGGAGCAGACAGTGATTCCGAAGCACTTTTTTTCAATCTGTCGCATTCGCATAAGCTTGTGGCGGTCGCTTTTTCACGCGATCGCCTTCTCGGCGTTGACGTGGAGCATTTGCGTCACATCCCGGAAATGGAACAGCTCATGAGCTACTTTCATCCTGTGGAGCGAGAGAGGATCTTGCGTTTACCCTTTGATGAGCGACAGCAGGCTTTTTTTGATTGCTGGACACGCACGGAGGCTTTTGTCAAAGCGACAGGGGAGGGCCTGAGTCGTCCACTCGATTCTTTTTTCATGGAAAAACAAGATGGCAGCTTCACGGTAAACGGAGATGGAATCAGGAGCGGGGAGTGGAAAGTTTACGGGTTTACGCCTGCCAGAGGCTATGCAGGAGCAGTTGCAATTGGGAGAGGCAGACCGTAA
- a CDS encoding salicylate synthase, translating into MRVSTEWYEQAAIAYEQRGFWEPLTIGQQLRKWAEQYQNKEALVEDEKRLTYSELDSKVDALASGFYHMGIQKGDNVAVQLPNRISFVLTCFALFRIGAVPILVLPAHREAELDGIFALARPVAYILPTTFLGFDYTKMAEDLVKRHASVKFVMTDGDSPIGRNLAEISGPPIELEAPSYKDTALLLLSGGTTGIPKLIPRTHADYVYNAKATAARCQLTERSVYLAVLPIAHNFPLCCPGILGTLSVGGKIVLCKTTSCDEAFPLIEKERVTITGLVPSIVQVWQEVLEWDTESDLSSLEVLQVGGSMLDDNLASRITREWKCKLQQVFGMAEGLICCTSLDDPESIITSCQGRPISEGDEVRIVDEHGNDVAPGEYGELIVRGPYTIRGYYRAEEQNRESFTPDGFYRSGDKARITPEGNIQIGGRIKEQINRAGEKIMPAEVETYLRMHPAIKDAALITLPDPVLGEKSCAFLITDDETISLADVHAFFQEKGVARYKMPDQIERIDYWPLTSVGKVNKAKLKELALAPKSETKPAEIAYLEETFAFAGDAHMAAALIAERSGYENYLLYENGDELSLGMGIHALLYVDGAQTALTYRNETLRFDNNELSETLEKAMAQVPIQNWRAYGTVHFGMARYYQGLPLMPEEDCLLKLFVPEVELRFNKGTVLLRALREEKRSEFSQLLRELSMNTHAEQQLTQRVDKPKLSVPQADTYDAEAYMQNVAEAVREIQERKSHKVILSRKIPLDHELDLVASYIAGRRVNTPARSFLVSLDGLGAAGFSPETVVEVDSDGWVSTFPLAGTRAKGSSEEEASRLKEELLNDPKEIAEHAVSVKLAFEELKSVCDSTSIVLNDFMSVASRGTVQHIASRLKGKLKQECNSWDAFRALFPAVTASGIPKRESIEAIGRLENVPRGLYSGCVMTFDSDGAMDAALVLRTIYQKDNQAWLHAGAGVVEMSLPSRELEETREKLSSFSRQLIGKE; encoded by the coding sequence ATGAGAGTAAGTACGGAGTGGTATGAGCAAGCTGCAATAGCTTATGAACAGCGTGGTTTTTGGGAGCCGCTGACAATTGGGCAGCAATTGCGCAAATGGGCGGAACAGTACCAGAACAAAGAAGCGCTGGTGGAGGACGAGAAGAGGCTCACTTATAGCGAGCTCGACAGCAAGGTGGATGCGCTTGCTTCCGGTTTTTATCACATGGGAATTCAAAAAGGCGACAATGTAGCCGTCCAGCTACCAAATCGAATTTCTTTCGTACTGACTTGCTTTGCCCTGTTTCGCATCGGCGCTGTGCCGATTCTCGTATTGCCTGCCCACAGAGAGGCTGAATTGGACGGGATTTTTGCACTCGCGAGGCCTGTTGCCTACATCCTTCCAACGACGTTTCTCGGTTTTGATTACACGAAGATGGCAGAAGATTTAGTCAAAAGGCATGCGTCGGTTAAATTCGTCATGACGGATGGGGACAGTCCGATCGGGAGGAACTTGGCTGAGATAAGCGGACCGCCAATCGAGCTGGAAGCCCCTTCGTACAAAGACACTGCGTTATTGCTGTTGTCTGGCGGTACGACAGGGATACCCAAGCTGATTCCGAGAACCCACGCTGATTACGTCTACAATGCAAAAGCAACCGCAGCCCGTTGCCAACTGACAGAGCGAAGCGTCTATCTCGCAGTTTTGCCGATTGCGCATAATTTCCCTCTGTGCTGCCCAGGCATCTTAGGCACACTGTCCGTTGGCGGCAAGATCGTACTATGTAAAACTACCAGCTGCGACGAAGCTTTTCCGCTGATTGAGAAAGAACGCGTGACCATTACCGGCCTCGTGCCTTCGATCGTGCAAGTATGGCAGGAAGTGCTGGAATGGGATACAGAAAGCGACCTGTCGAGTCTCGAGGTTCTTCAGGTGGGAGGCTCCATGCTGGATGATAATCTCGCCAGCCGCATCACGCGAGAATGGAAATGCAAGCTCCAGCAAGTTTTCGGTATGGCCGAGGGGCTCATCTGCTGCACATCACTGGATGATCCTGAGTCGATCATTACCAGCTGCCAGGGGCGTCCGATTTCCGAAGGCGATGAAGTGCGAATCGTGGATGAGCATGGAAACGATGTCGCGCCAGGCGAATACGGAGAGCTAATTGTGCGGGGACCGTATACGATTCGCGGCTACTACAGAGCGGAGGAACAAAACCGCGAGAGCTTTACGCCCGATGGATTCTATCGCTCTGGGGACAAGGCGAGAATCACGCCAGAAGGAAATATTCAAATCGGTGGACGGATCAAAGAGCAAATCAACCGAGCGGGCGAAAAAATCATGCCGGCTGAAGTAGAGACGTACCTGCGCATGCACCCAGCCATTAAAGACGCGGCGCTGATTACACTTCCCGATCCAGTGCTGGGCGAGAAAAGCTGCGCATTTTTGATCACCGACGACGAGACGATCAGCTTGGCGGACGTCCATGCCTTCTTCCAGGAAAAAGGAGTGGCACGCTACAAAATGCCAGACCAAATCGAACGCATCGATTACTGGCCGCTAACCAGCGTCGGAAAAGTCAATAAAGCCAAGCTGAAAGAACTGGCGTTAGCGCCGAAATCAGAGACGAAGCCAGCGGAAATCGCTTATTTGGAAGAGACGTTTGCTTTTGCGGGTGATGCGCATATGGCAGCGGCACTGATTGCAGAGCGCAGCGGGTATGAAAACTACCTGCTCTATGAAAACGGAGATGAGCTGTCACTAGGAATGGGGATTCATGCGCTTCTCTACGTGGATGGTGCGCAGACTGCTTTGACTTATCGCAACGAGACTCTCCGTTTCGACAACAACGAGCTGAGTGAGACGCTCGAAAAAGCGATGGCACAGGTGCCGATTCAAAACTGGCGCGCTTATGGAACCGTCCATTTTGGCATGGCGCGTTATTATCAAGGCTTGCCGCTCATGCCAGAAGAGGATTGCTTGCTCAAGCTGTTTGTTCCTGAGGTCGAGTTGCGCTTCAACAAAGGCACAGTCCTATTGAGAGCCTTGCGTGAAGAGAAGCGGAGCGAATTTAGTCAACTGCTTCGGGAGCTGTCGATGAATACGCACGCAGAGCAACAGCTGACCCAAAGAGTGGACAAGCCAAAGCTGTCCGTCCCGCAAGCCGATACATACGACGCGGAAGCCTACATGCAAAACGTGGCCGAAGCGGTACGCGAGATTCAGGAACGCAAATCCCACAAGGTCATCTTGTCGAGAAAAATTCCGCTTGATCACGAGCTGGATCTGGTTGCGAGCTATATTGCTGGCAGACGAGTGAATACGCCAGCACGCTCTTTCCTTGTTAGTTTGGACGGTCTCGGTGCAGCTGGTTTTAGTCCGGAGACAGTTGTAGAAGTTGATAGCGACGGATGGGTGAGTACCTTCCCACTCGCGGGAACACGGGCAAAAGGCAGCAGTGAAGAAGAGGCCAGCAGGCTCAAGGAAGAGCTGCTGAATGACCCGAAGGAAATTGCCGAGCACGCTGTTTCCGTCAAGCTGGCATTCGAAGAGCTGAAAAGCGTTTGCGATTCAACAAGTATCGTCTTGAACGATTTTATGTCAGTAGCTAGCCGAGGAACGGTTCAGCATATCGCTTCTCGCTTGAAAGGGAAGCTGAAACAAGAATGCAATTCATGGGATGCCTTCCGCGCGTTGTTCCCGGCTGTTACCGCTTCGGGAATCCCGAAAAGAGAATCGATCGAGGCGATTGGCAGATTGGAGAATGTGCCACGAGGTCTGTACAGCGGGTGCGTCATGACTTTTGACAGCGACGGTGCCATGGATGCGGCTCTCGTGCTGCGAACGATTTATCAAAAGGACAACCAGGCTTGGCTGCATGCCGGAGCTGGTGTCGTCGAAATGTCTTTGCCGTCCAGAGAACTGGAAGAAACGCGTGAAAAGCTGAGCAGCTTCTCCAGGCAGCTGATTGGAAAAGAATAG